In Citrus sinensis cultivar Valencia sweet orange chromosome 2, DVS_A1.0, whole genome shotgun sequence, a single genomic region encodes these proteins:
- the LOC102621343 gene encoding uncharacterized protein LOC102621343 isoform X1, whose protein sequence is MTVFSVRQVVPVDYEAEVSQRLLEATLAGDLKSATECIADPYVDVNFVGAVSLKTRKTEVVLREGKPSEVRVEFEEFKSDVTALFLAAHSGNVTLVKKLLSTGADVNQKLFRGFATTIAVREGHLEILEILLKAGASQPACEEALLEASCHGQARLAELLMGSDLIRPHVAVHSLVTACCRGFVDVVDTLMKCGVDINATDRLLLQSLKPSLHTNVDCSALVAAVVSRQVSVVQLLLQAGAKTDMKVRLGAWSWDTTTGEEFRVGAGLAEPYAITWCAVEYFEITGSILRMLLQHLSYNSPHYGRTLLHHAILCGCTGAVAVLLSCGADAQCPIRTQKTEFHPIHLAARLGFSTILQSLIDSGCDLNTKTESGETALMISAKYKQEECVKVLAKVGADFGLVSVSGQSASSIAGSNWWSVGFQRAVLDTIRSGNIPKSSNVAVFSPLMFIAQAGDIAALKALIGREELNLDYQDDNGFSAVMVAASKGHVEVFRELVYAGADVKLLNKSGKTAIMLSELNQNCDLFEKVMLEFALEKGNRNAGGFYALHCAARRGDLDAVRLLTSRGYGVNVPDGDGYTPLMLAAREGHGPMCELLISNGAVCDIKNARGETALSLARKNSSMKNDAELVILDEVARMLVLGGGHVLKHTKGGKGTPHRKDIRMLGSEGVLRWGNSRRRNVICREAKLGPSPAFQKNRRGKGDVNEPGVFHIVTTKNNEVHFVCQGGLEMAELWVRGIMLVTKAAMHG, encoded by the exons ATGACTGTGTTTTCCGTTAGGCAGGTGGTGCCCGTCGACTACGAGGCGGAGGTATCGCAGAGACTCCTCGAAGCGACGCTCGCCGGCGATCTTAAATCGGCGACGGAGTGCATTGCCGATCCGTACGTGGACGTGAACTTCGTCGGCGCGGTTTCTTTGAAGACGAGGAAGACTGAGGTCGTGCTTCGCGAGGGAAAGCCGAGCGAAGTCCGCGTCGAGTTCGAGGAGTTCAAGAGTGACGTCACGGCTCTGTTCCTAGCTGCTCACAGTGGAAATGTCACTCTTGTGAAGAAATTACTG AGCACTGGAGCTGATGTGAACCAGAAACTCTTCAGGGGCTTTGCAACGACAATAGCAGTGAGAGAGGGCCATCTTGAGATTCTGGAGATCTTACTTAAGGCCGGGGCTTCTCAGCCTGCATGTGAGGAGGCTTTGCTGGAGGCAAGCTGTCATGGTCAAGCTAGGCTTGCTGAGCTGCTTATGGGCTCTGATTTGATAAGGCCACATGTTGCTGTGCATTCTCTTGTCACAGCATGTTGTAGGGGATTTGTGGATGTGGTGGATACTCTCATGAAG TGTGGAGTTGATATAAATGCCACTGATCGGTTGCTGCTGCAGTCATTGAAGCCTTCTCTTCACACAAACGTTGACTGTAGTGCACTTGTTGCTGCTGTGGTTAGTAGGCAGGTCTCTGTTGTCCAATTACTGCTACAG GCTGGTGCAAAAACAGATATGAAAGTAAGACTTGGAGCATGGTCATGGGACACAACTACAGGTGAAGAGTTTCGAGTAGGTGCTGGATTAGCTGAGCCATATGCCATCACCTGGTGTGCAGTAgagtattttgaaattactgGTTCCATCTTACGCATGCTTCTGCAGCACCTCTCCTATAATAGTCCTCACTACGGAAGAACCCTCCTTCACCATGCCATTCTTTGTGGCTGTACAGGAGCAGTCGCTGTCCTCTTGAGCTGTGGTGCTGATGCTCAATGCCCTATTAGAACCCAAAAAACCGAGTTCCATCCAATACACCTGGCTGCCCGTCTTGGCTTTTCTACAATTCTTCAATCCCTAATTGATTCTGGTTGTGATCTAAATACAAAGACAGAATCTGGTGAAACAGCTCTGATGATCAGTGCAAAATATAAGCAAGAAGAGTGCGTCAAAGTTTTGGCCAAGGTTGGTGCTGATTTCGGGTTAGTTAGTGTTTCTGGTCAGTCTGCAAGTTCTATTGCTGGTTCAAACTGGTGGTCTGTTGGTTTTCAACGAGCAGTACTAGACACAATCAGGTCTGGAAATATTCCAAAATCTAGCAATGTAGCAGTTTTCTCTCCTTTGATGTTTATAGCTCAAGCCGGTGATATTGCCGCCTTAAAAGCTCTTATTGGGAGGGAAGAACTTAATCTTGATTATCAGGATGACAATGGTTTCTCAGCTGTCATGGTTGCTGCCTCAAAGGGTCATGTTGAAGTATTCCGTGAGCTGGTTTATGCAGGGGCTGACGTTAAGCTGCTTAATAAATCTGGCAAAACTGCAATTATGCTATCTGAGTTGAACCAGAATTGTGACCTATTTGAGAAAGTAATGCTTGAATTTGCACTTGAAAAGGGAAACCGCAATGCTGGAGGTTTCTATGCTTTACATTGTGCTGCACGTCGTGGTGACTTGGATGCAGTTAGGTTGCTGACAAGTAGGGGTTATGGTGTTAATGTCCCAGATGGTGATGGTTATACTCCATTGATGTTGGCGGCAAGGGAAGGCCATGGGCCCATGTGTGAACTCTTGATCTCAAATGGAGCTGTTTGCGATATTAAGAATGCTAGAGGTGAAACTGCACTCTCGCTTGCAAGAAAAAATTCCAGCATGAAAAATGACGCTGAACTCGTGATTTTGGATGAAGTTGCTCGCATGCTGGTATTAGGCGGTGGTCATGTACTAAAACATACCAAAGGAGGTAAAGGCACTCCACACAGGAAAGATATCAGAATGTTGGGGTCTGAAGGTGTGCTGCGGTGGGGAAATTCAAGACGTAGAAATGTGATATGCCGAGAGGCAAAGTTGGGGCCAAGTCCAGCCTTTCAAAAGAATAGGCGAGGCAAAGGTGATGTTAATGAACCTGGGGTGTTCCATATAGTGACCACCAAGAACAATGAGGTTCATTTTGTATGCCAAGGTGGGTTGGAAATGGCTGAGCTCTGGGTGAGGGGTATAATGCTGGTAACGAAGGCGGCCATGCATGGTTAA
- the LOC102621343 gene encoding uncharacterized protein LOC102621343 isoform X2 — translation MGSDLIRPHVAVHSLVTACCRGFVDVVDTLMKCGVDINATDRLLLQSLKPSLHTNVDCSALVAAVVSRQVSVVQLLLQAGAKTDMKVRLGAWSWDTTTGEEFRVGAGLAEPYAITWCAVEYFEITGSILRMLLQHLSYNSPHYGRTLLHHAILCGCTGAVAVLLSCGADAQCPIRTQKTEFHPIHLAARLGFSTILQSLIDSGCDLNTKTESGETALMISAKYKQEECVKVLAKVGADFGLVSVSGQSASSIAGSNWWSVGFQRAVLDTIRSGNIPKSSNVAVFSPLMFIAQAGDIAALKALIGREELNLDYQDDNGFSAVMVAASKGHVEVFRELVYAGADVKLLNKSGKTAIMLSELNQNCDLFEKVMLEFALEKGNRNAGGFYALHCAARRGDLDAVRLLTSRGYGVNVPDGDGYTPLMLAAREGHGPMCELLISNGAVCDIKNARGETALSLARKNSSMKNDAELVILDEVARMLVLGGGHVLKHTKGGKGTPHRKDIRMLGSEGVLRWGNSRRRNVICREAKLGPSPAFQKNRRGKGDVNEPGVFHIVTTKNNEVHFVCQGGLEMAELWVRGIMLVTKAAMHG, via the exons ATGGGCTCTGATTTGATAAGGCCACATGTTGCTGTGCATTCTCTTGTCACAGCATGTTGTAGGGGATTTGTGGATGTGGTGGATACTCTCATGAAG TGTGGAGTTGATATAAATGCCACTGATCGGTTGCTGCTGCAGTCATTGAAGCCTTCTCTTCACACAAACGTTGACTGTAGTGCACTTGTTGCTGCTGTGGTTAGTAGGCAGGTCTCTGTTGTCCAATTACTGCTACAG GCTGGTGCAAAAACAGATATGAAAGTAAGACTTGGAGCATGGTCATGGGACACAACTACAGGTGAAGAGTTTCGAGTAGGTGCTGGATTAGCTGAGCCATATGCCATCACCTGGTGTGCAGTAgagtattttgaaattactgGTTCCATCTTACGCATGCTTCTGCAGCACCTCTCCTATAATAGTCCTCACTACGGAAGAACCCTCCTTCACCATGCCATTCTTTGTGGCTGTACAGGAGCAGTCGCTGTCCTCTTGAGCTGTGGTGCTGATGCTCAATGCCCTATTAGAACCCAAAAAACCGAGTTCCATCCAATACACCTGGCTGCCCGTCTTGGCTTTTCTACAATTCTTCAATCCCTAATTGATTCTGGTTGTGATCTAAATACAAAGACAGAATCTGGTGAAACAGCTCTGATGATCAGTGCAAAATATAAGCAAGAAGAGTGCGTCAAAGTTTTGGCCAAGGTTGGTGCTGATTTCGGGTTAGTTAGTGTTTCTGGTCAGTCTGCAAGTTCTATTGCTGGTTCAAACTGGTGGTCTGTTGGTTTTCAACGAGCAGTACTAGACACAATCAGGTCTGGAAATATTCCAAAATCTAGCAATGTAGCAGTTTTCTCTCCTTTGATGTTTATAGCTCAAGCCGGTGATATTGCCGCCTTAAAAGCTCTTATTGGGAGGGAAGAACTTAATCTTGATTATCAGGATGACAATGGTTTCTCAGCTGTCATGGTTGCTGCCTCAAAGGGTCATGTTGAAGTATTCCGTGAGCTGGTTTATGCAGGGGCTGACGTTAAGCTGCTTAATAAATCTGGCAAAACTGCAATTATGCTATCTGAGTTGAACCAGAATTGTGACCTATTTGAGAAAGTAATGCTTGAATTTGCACTTGAAAAGGGAAACCGCAATGCTGGAGGTTTCTATGCTTTACATTGTGCTGCACGTCGTGGTGACTTGGATGCAGTTAGGTTGCTGACAAGTAGGGGTTATGGTGTTAATGTCCCAGATGGTGATGGTTATACTCCATTGATGTTGGCGGCAAGGGAAGGCCATGGGCCCATGTGTGAACTCTTGATCTCAAATGGAGCTGTTTGCGATATTAAGAATGCTAGAGGTGAAACTGCACTCTCGCTTGCAAGAAAAAATTCCAGCATGAAAAATGACGCTGAACTCGTGATTTTGGATGAAGTTGCTCGCATGCTGGTATTAGGCGGTGGTCATGTACTAAAACATACCAAAGGAGGTAAAGGCACTCCACACAGGAAAGATATCAGAATGTTGGGGTCTGAAGGTGTGCTGCGGTGGGGAAATTCAAGACGTAGAAATGTGATATGCCGAGAGGCAAAGTTGGGGCCAAGTCCAGCCTTTCAAAAGAATAGGCGAGGCAAAGGTGATGTTAATGAACCTGGGGTGTTCCATATAGTGACCACCAAGAACAATGAGGTTCATTTTGTATGCCAAGGTGGGTTGGAAATGGCTGAGCTCTGGGTGAGGGGTATAATGCTGGTAACGAAGGCGGCCATGCATGGTTAA
- the LOC102621071 gene encoding uncharacterized protein LOC102621071 yields the protein MAMHLRRAISNRNATLLLRNGSSSLQSQRSWFHTPCSRSNGFFRTRYSDPSLSAFGFMQGCRRGFAKGKRSKDDSGAGSTVEIVDIGPTVKETTVSQMEAAIVALSRELTKLRTGRASPGMLDHIIVETGGVKMPLNHLAVVSVLDSKTLSINPYDPNTLKELECAIVSSPLGLNPRVDGQRLIAAIPALTKEHIQAMCKVVAKTSEDVKQSIRRSRQKALDMMKKAGSSLPKDQMKRLEKEIDELTKKYVKSADDICKAKEKEINEG from the exons ATGGCAATGCATCTAAGACGAGCAATCTCTAATCGAAACGCAACACTGCTTCTTAGAAATGGAAGCTCTTCTCTTCAATCACAGCGAAGCTGGTTCCATACTCCCTGCTCCCGCAGTAATGGGTTCTTTAGGACCCGGTACAGTGATCCAAGTCTTTCGGCTTTCGGCTTCATGCAAGGTTGTCGTCGAGGATTCGCCAAAGGCAAAAGATCAA AGGATGATTCTGGTGCTGGAAGTACAGTTGAAATTGTGGATATTGGTCCCACTGTTAAGGAAACTACTGTCTCACAGATGGAAGCAGCAATAGTTGCATTGTCACGCGAACTGACCAAATTAAGAACAGGAAGGGCGTCACCAG GAATGCTTGACCACATTATTGTTGAAACTGGTGGAGTGAAGATGCCCTTGAATCATTTAGCTGTTGTTTCAGTGCTAGATTCTAAGACCTTATCAATTAATCCCTATGATCCAAAT ACCCTGAAAGAGTTAGAGTGCGCCATTGTTTCATCTCCGCTAGGGTTAAATCCTAGAGTGGATGGGCAACGTTTGATTGCAGCTATTCCAGC ATTGACCAAAGAGCATATCCAGGCAATGTGTAAGGTAGTAGCCAAGACGAGTGAAGATGTCAAACAAAGTATTAGAAGGTCTCGGCAGAAG GCGTTGGATATGATGAAGAAAGCAGGTTCAAGTTTGCCCAAGGATCAaatgaagagattggagaaaGAG ATAGATGAGTTGACTAAAAAATATGTGAAGTCAGCGGATGATATCTGCAAGGCAAAAGAGAAGGAAATTAATGAAGGCTGA